One window of the Chlamydiota bacterium genome contains the following:
- a CDS encoding MFS transporter, translating to MITLRPRILYAFAFIMNSATGVLVVAFPLLGIRFCASPLQLGILGAAGAFVYTLACPFGGGLSDRVRARAGGRRGSLIFCCALLVAVDSFIFAVSGLRDLFIIAICGYFFSAFFWPPLQAWLSEVGGRERLAERLGLFNLAWSLGIMVGPMIGGFLFAVDYRLPWCYAMLTNSSLVLLLLLLRKQTSAAAPPPPPPADEAARRNNAAEFLSLVLWANFASFFCLSNVQSLYPKLASVRDLSPQLIGCLLFMVGAAQSAFFIVLRATRAWHFRYGPLVAVHGLAAAGMLIIFQTVSVPLLAFAFSLIGIALGLSYYSSLYYSLCGDGDAGRRSGIHELMVGSAFFLGPLLGGFAAQYLGLRSPFILCAALLAGTAAWEVARWGISVRRSRSLDSATAR from the coding sequence GTGATCACGCTGCGCCCCCGCATCCTCTACGCGTTCGCCTTTATCATGAACAGCGCCACCGGCGTGCTGGTGGTCGCCTTCCCGCTCCTCGGGATCCGTTTCTGCGCCTCGCCGCTCCAGCTCGGGATCCTCGGCGCCGCCGGTGCGTTCGTCTATACCCTCGCCTGCCCGTTCGGGGGGGGGCTCTCGGACCGGGTCCGCGCGAGGGCGGGCGGGCGGCGCGGTTCGCTCATCTTCTGCTGCGCCCTTCTCGTCGCGGTGGATTCGTTCATCTTCGCCGTCTCGGGTCTCAGGGACCTGTTCATCATCGCCATCTGCGGCTATTTCTTCTCCGCCTTCTTCTGGCCCCCGCTCCAGGCGTGGCTCTCCGAGGTGGGCGGACGCGAACGGCTCGCGGAGCGCCTCGGTTTGTTCAACCTCGCCTGGAGCCTGGGCATCATGGTCGGGCCGATGATCGGCGGCTTCCTCTTCGCCGTCGACTACCGACTCCCCTGGTGCTACGCGATGCTGACGAACTCCTCGCTCGTCCTGCTGCTCCTGCTCCTGCGGAAACAGACCTCCGCCGCCGCCCCGCCCCCCCCGCCGCCCGCCGACGAAGCCGCCCGCCGCAACAACGCCGCCGAGTTCCTCTCCCTGGTGCTCTGGGCGAACTTCGCGAGTTTCTTCTGCCTCTCCAACGTCCAGTCGCTCTATCCGAAGCTCGCCTCCGTCCGGGACCTTTCCCCGCAGCTCATCGGCTGCCTGCTCTTCATGGTGGGGGCCGCGCAGTCCGCCTTCTTCATCGTCCTGCGCGCGACCCGCGCCTGGCATTTCCGCTACGGGCCGCTGGTGGCGGTGCACGGCCTCGCGGCGGCGGGGATGCTGATCATCTTCCAGACCGTCTCGGTGCCGCTGCTCGCGTTTGCGTTCTCGCTGATCGGGATCGCGCTCGGCCTGTCGTACTACTCGAGCCTCTACTACAGCCTCTGCGGGGACGGGGATGCGGGGCGCAGATCGGGGATCCACGAGCTGATGGTGGGGTCGGCGTTCTTCCTGGGGCCGCTGTTGGGGGGCTTCGCCGCCCAGTACCTCGGCCTGCGCTCCCCGTTCATCCTGTGCGCGGCGCTCCTCGCCGGGACCGCCGCGTGGGAAGTTGCGCGGTGGGGGATATCGGTCCGCCGCTCCCGCTCGCTCGATAGCGCGACAGCTCGATAG
- a CDS encoding iron-containing alcohol dehydrogenase encodes MPVHEFFIPPGVIYGPGALARLGEEAGRLGRKALLVAGRGSLRRGGALERIERLLGAAGVETVLFEGVEGDPSAETVDRGVAAALDGACDLVVAAGGGSAIDAGKAIAGIATNGGSTYDYLEGKEIRLPPLPFVAVPTTAGTGAEVTKNAVITDRRRGRKQSIRHRFLVPSAAVVDPELTFSLPPAPTAATGMDALAQLVEPYVSRRSTPLTDTLALRGIQLTGSCLARAVRDGGDAEARAGMSFAALLSGMALANAGLGAAHALSHPLGVRFNVPHGCACAILLPRVMAFNLPAAAQRYADVAAALGEEVRGLAVEDAARRAVERVRRLAAEIGIPPGLSAFGVREKDFAAIAREARGSSLEGNPVAADEGALVRILRAAL; translated from the coding sequence ATGCCCGTGCACGAGTTCTTCATCCCCCCCGGTGTCATCTACGGCCCCGGCGCCCTTGCCCGGCTCGGCGAGGAGGCGGGGCGGCTCGGCCGCAAGGCGCTCCTCGTCGCCGGGAGGGGGTCGCTCCGGCGCGGCGGCGCGCTCGAGAGGATCGAACGCCTCCTTGGGGCCGCCGGCGTCGAAACGGTCCTGTTCGAAGGGGTCGAAGGGGACCCGTCCGCCGAGACGGTGGATCGCGGCGTCGCCGCGGCGCTCGACGGGGCGTGCGACCTGGTCGTGGCGGCGGGCGGCGGGAGCGCGATCGACGCGGGCAAGGCGATCGCGGGGATCGCGACCAACGGCGGCTCGACGTACGACTACCTCGAGGGGAAGGAGATCCGCCTTCCCCCCCTCCCCTTCGTCGCGGTCCCCACCACCGCGGGAACCGGCGCCGAGGTCACGAAGAACGCGGTCATCACCGACCGCCGGCGCGGCCGCAAACAGAGCATACGCCACCGTTTCCTCGTCCCCTCCGCCGCCGTCGTGGACCCCGAACTCACCTTCTCGCTCCCGCCCGCTCCGACCGCCGCGACGGGGATGGACGCCCTCGCCCAGCTCGTCGAGCCGTACGTCTCGAGGCGGAGCACGCCGCTGACCGACACGCTCGCCCTGCGCGGGATACAACTGACGGGGAGCTGTCTCGCGCGCGCGGTCCGGGACGGGGGCGACGCGGAGGCCCGCGCCGGGATGTCGTTCGCGGCGCTGCTCAGCGGGATGGCGCTGGCCAACGCCGGGCTCGGCGCGGCGCACGCCCTCTCCCATCCGCTCGGCGTCCGCTTCAACGTCCCGCACGGCTGCGCCTGCGCGATCCTGCTCCCCCGAGTGATGGCGTTCAACCTCCCCGCCGCCGCGCAGAGATACGCCGATGTCGCCGCGGCGCTGGGCGAGGAGGTCCGGGGGCTCGCGGTCGAGGATGCCGCCCGCAGGGCGGTCGAACGCGTCCGGCGCCTCGCCGCGGAGATCGGCATTCCGCCCGGCCTCTCCGCGTTCGGGGTGCGGGAGAAGGATTTCGCGGCGATTGCGCGGGAGGCGCGCGGGTCGAGCCTCGAGGGGAACCCGGTCGCGGCGGACGAGGGGGCGCTCGTGCGCATACTCCGTGCGGCGCTCTAG
- a CDS encoding cysteine hydrolase, protein MNPVLLTIDLQKDFPRLFTLRKPAAAFDESVRLLAAFFRKRKIPIVHILTLHKEDRSTWTRQMVRDDFRICVEGTDGAKELESVGRRPDEPVIHKTRWSAFHGTGLDRFLKVRGYDTLVLAGFLTHACIRVTALDAYQRDYDVIIARDCVDTYDAAHEKVTLAYLSRYVARVLSNDELFALLGPGAGAR, encoded by the coding sequence ATGAATCCCGTCCTCCTCACCATAGACCTCCAGAAGGACTTCCCGCGCCTCTTCACGCTCCGCAAGCCGGCCGCGGCGTTCGACGAGAGCGTGCGCCTCCTCGCGGCGTTTTTCAGGAAGCGGAAGATCCCGATCGTGCATATCCTGACCCTGCACAAGGAGGACCGGAGCACCTGGACCCGGCAGATGGTGCGGGACGACTTCAGGATCTGCGTCGAGGGGACGGACGGGGCCAAAGAGCTCGAGTCGGTCGGCAGGAGGCCGGACGAGCCGGTCATCCACAAGACCCGCTGGAGCGCCTTTCACGGCACCGGCCTCGACCGGTTCCTCAAGGTCCGCGGCTACGACACGCTCGTCCTCGCGGGGTTCCTCACGCACGCCTGCATCCGGGTCACCGCGCTGGACGCCTACCAGCGCGACTACGACGTGATCATCGCCCGCGACTGCGTCGACACCTACGACGCCGCGCACGAGAAGGTGACGCTCGCCTACCTCTCCCGCTACGTCGCCCGCGTCCTCTCCAACGACGAGCTCTTCGCACTGCTCGGTCCCGGGGCGGGGGCGCGGTAG
- a CDS encoding winged helix-turn-helix domain-containing protein produces MLWGKIGETAGRVYEQLRRKKAATPAELIKALNCPYDELQMALGWLARENRIRFEKVKARLKIVLR; encoded by the coding sequence ATGCTCTGGGGGAAGATCGGCGAGACGGCGGGGAGGGTGTACGAGCAGCTGCGCCGGAAGAAGGCGGCCACGCCGGCGGAGCTCATCAAGGCGCTCAACTGCCCGTACGACGAGCTCCAGATGGCGCTCGGGTGGCTCGCGCGGGAAAACAGGATCAGGTTCGAGAAGGTCAAGGCCCGCCTGAAGATCGTGCTGCGATAG
- a CDS encoding cupin domain-containing protein, which yields MQRVNEKEQSYRHGDSGPKYLMRGPRFEWGIIRLKAGEKMGRHGHKEVEETFYFFEGAPTLLVNETPQRVREGDVFRLEPGERHDIVNDTPAPIRVIFIKTPYLPEDKIN from the coding sequence ATGCAGCGCGTGAACGAGAAGGAACAGTCGTACCGCCACGGCGACTCGGGGCCCAAGTATTTGATGCGCGGGCCGCGGTTCGAGTGGGGGATCATCCGCCTGAAGGCGGGGGAGAAGATGGGGCGCCACGGGCACAAAGAGGTCGAGGAGACGTTCTACTTCTTCGAGGGGGCGCCGACGCTCCTCGTCAACGAGACCCCGCAGCGGGTCCGAGAGGGGGATGTGTTCCGCCTCGAACCCGGCGAGCGCCACGACATCGTGAACGACACGCCCGCCCCCATCCGAGTGATCTTCATCAAGACGCCGTACCTGCCGGAGGACAAGATCAACTGA
- a CDS encoding aconitate hydratase, translated as MPKTLTEKIVAAHLVSGRHAAGGEIALRIDQTLTQDATGTLAFLQFEALGLDRTRARLSVSYVDHNTLQAGPENADDHRYLQTAAARYGAWFSPPGNGICHQVHLERFAVPGATLLGSDSHTPTCGGLGMLAVGAGGLDVAAAMAGEPFVFTMPEVVLVRLAGKLPPWVSAKDVILELLRRFGVKWGRGKLLEYGGPALAGLTVPERATIANMGTELGLTSSVFPSDAQARRFLAAQGRLKAWRPLAADAAAAYAGTVDLDLAALEPLVATPHSPDNVRAARELAGTRVDQVCIGSCTNSSLRDMREAAAMLKGRRIAPGVSLTVSPGSRQVLRMLAACGALDAMLEAGARLLENACGPCIGMGQAPSSGGVSLRTFNRNFKGRAGTPDAGVYLCSVATAVASALAGEIADPRRLGRPRALRLPARFLVDDGMLVRPPRNRRAVAVVKGPKIKPLPRFPALADRLEGSVTLVLGDNVSTDDIMPAGAKILPLRSNIPALAEHAFGRLDPGFVARAKAAGTGLIVAGENYGQGSSREHAALVPRYLGIAAVAARSFARIHLANLVNFGIVPLLLDRAEDLAALRAGDRILIEGLREAVRSGDRVIMRNACLDKTVSARLELSARGRRILLAGGLLNDIRNRADRARTEAPR; from the coding sequence ATGCCCAAGACACTCACGGAAAAGATCGTCGCCGCGCACCTCGTCTCGGGGCGTCACGCCGCGGGCGGGGAGATCGCGCTGCGGATCGACCAGACCCTCACGCAGGACGCCACCGGCACGCTCGCCTTTCTCCAGTTCGAGGCGCTCGGCCTCGACCGGACGCGCGCGCGCCTCTCCGTGAGCTACGTCGACCACAACACGCTCCAGGCGGGCCCCGAGAACGCCGACGACCACCGCTACCTCCAGACGGCGGCGGCGCGCTACGGCGCCTGGTTTTCCCCTCCCGGGAACGGCATCTGCCACCAGGTGCACCTCGAGCGGTTCGCCGTGCCCGGGGCGACGCTGCTGGGCTCTGACAGCCACACCCCCACCTGCGGGGGGCTCGGGATGCTCGCCGTCGGCGCCGGGGGGCTCGATGTCGCCGCCGCGATGGCGGGCGAGCCGTTCGTTTTCACGATGCCCGAAGTCGTCCTGGTGAGGCTGGCGGGGAAGCTCCCCCCGTGGGTCTCCGCCAAGGACGTCATCCTCGAGCTGCTCCGGCGATTCGGGGTGAAGTGGGGGAGGGGGAAACTGCTCGAGTACGGCGGTCCGGCGCTCGCCGGCCTCACCGTCCCCGAGCGCGCGACGATCGCGAACATGGGGACGGAGCTGGGGCTCACCTCCTCCGTATTCCCCTCGGACGCGCAGGCGCGGCGCTTCCTCGCCGCGCAGGGGCGCCTGAAGGCGTGGCGCCCGCTCGCCGCCGACGCCGCGGCCGCGTACGCCGGGACCGTCGACCTGGACCTCGCGGCGCTCGAGCCGCTCGTCGCGACCCCGCACAGCCCCGACAACGTCCGCGCGGCGCGGGAGCTCGCCGGGACGCGGGTGGACCAGGTGTGCATCGGCTCCTGCACCAACTCCTCTCTGCGCGACATGCGGGAGGCGGCGGCGATGCTCAAGGGCCGCCGGATCGCCCCCGGCGTCAGTTTGACCGTCTCGCCGGGCTCCCGGCAGGTGCTCCGGATGCTCGCCGCGTGCGGCGCGCTCGACGCGATGCTCGAGGCGGGCGCCCGCCTCCTCGAGAACGCCTGCGGCCCCTGCATCGGGATGGGACAGGCGCCCTCCTCGGGGGGCGTGTCGCTGAGGACCTTCAACCGGAACTTCAAGGGGCGCGCGGGGACGCCCGACGCGGGCGTCTACCTGTGCAGCGTCGCGACGGCGGTCGCCTCCGCGCTCGCGGGCGAGATCGCGGACCCGCGCCGTCTCGGCCGCCCGAGGGCGTTGCGGCTCCCCGCGCGGTTCCTCGTGGACGACGGGATGCTCGTCCGGCCGCCGCGCAACCGGCGGGCGGTGGCGGTCGTGAAGGGGCCGAAGATCAAGCCGTTGCCGCGCTTCCCCGCCCTCGCCGACCGGCTGGAGGGCTCCGTGACGCTCGTCCTCGGCGACAACGTCAGCACCGACGACATCATGCCCGCGGGGGCGAAGATCCTCCCCCTGCGCTCCAACATCCCCGCCCTCGCGGAGCACGCCTTCGGCCGCCTCGACCCCGGCTTCGTCGCGCGGGCGAAGGCGGCGGGGACGGGGCTCATCGTCGCGGGCGAGAACTACGGCCAGGGGTCGAGCCGGGAGCACGCCGCGCTCGTCCCGCGCTACCTCGGGATCGCCGCGGTCGCCGCCCGCTCGTTCGCGAGGATTCACCTGGCCAACCTCGTGAACTTCGGGATCGTCCCGCTCCTCCTCGACCGGGCGGAGGATCTCGCGGCGCTTCGCGCGGGGGACCGGATCCTGATCGAGGGGCTGCGGGAGGCGGTGCGGTCGGGGGATCGGGTGATCATGCGGAACGCGTGCCTGGACAAGACGGTGTCC